Proteins from a genomic interval of Deinococcus aestuarii:
- a CDS encoding glycosyltransferase, with amino-acid sequence MSRILIASQPIHGHVLPLLPIARELLARGHEVRWYTGRKYADRVRALGAEVEPFVHARDYDDAAFGATFPGRDDRAGLRQIQFDLEHVFLGQVEGQLHDLRAVARRWPPDAVLAEQTMSAALLLEELGGPPVALLGILPLGIPSRDTAPFGLGLRPDASPPGRWRNRALRLLADRVVFGRATRQLGAVCRRLGLPPRPFAPPVAPRLMLQPSVPGFEYPRSDLPRHLHFVGPLFPPAPPDVPPPAWWPEVVVGGRPVVLVTQGTLATRAGELIVPTLRGLAGEDLLVVAAGVRDPAELGELPGNARVAPFLPFAALLPHVAVYVTNGGYGGVQQALAHGVPVVAAGTTEDKAEVAGRVEYAGVGLNLRTNAPPPGQVRGAVRSLLGESPFRRRARELGAELRRHDAPREAATLVETLARTGRRVEVGPGLPHGADDRTAFTPAP; translated from the coding sequence GTGTCCAGAATCCTGATCGCCTCGCAACCCATCCACGGGCACGTGCTGCCGCTGCTCCCCATCGCCCGGGAACTCCTCGCGCGCGGGCACGAGGTCCGCTGGTACACCGGGCGCAAGTACGCGGACCGGGTGCGGGCGCTCGGCGCGGAGGTCGAGCCCTTCGTCCACGCCCGCGACTACGACGACGCGGCCTTCGGCGCGACCTTTCCGGGCCGGGACGACCGCGCCGGGCTGCGGCAGATTCAGTTCGACCTCGAGCACGTCTTTCTCGGGCAGGTCGAGGGGCAACTGCACGACCTGCGCGCCGTCGCCCGGCGCTGGCCCCCCGACGCCGTGCTCGCCGAGCAGACGATGAGCGCCGCGCTGCTGCTGGAAGAACTCGGCGGGCCGCCCGTCGCCCTGCTGGGCATCCTGCCGCTGGGGATTCCCAGCCGCGACACGGCGCCCTTCGGGCTGGGGTTGCGCCCGGACGCCTCCCCGCCGGGCCGCTGGCGCAACCGGGCGCTGCGCCTCCTCGCCGATCGGGTCGTCTTCGGCCGGGCCACCCGTCAGCTCGGGGCGGTGTGCCGCCGCCTCGGCCTGCCGCCCCGCCCCTTCGCCCCCCCGGTGGCGCCCCGGCTGATGCTGCAACCCAGCGTGCCGGGCTTCGAGTACCCCCGCAGCGACCTGCCCCGCCACCTCCACTTCGTCGGGCCGCTCTTCCCGCCCGCGCCCCCGGACGTGCCGCCGCCCGCGTGGTGGCCCGAGGTGGTGGTGGGAGGGCGCCCGGTGGTCCTCGTCACCCAGGGGACCCTCGCCACCCGGGCGGGGGAATTGATCGTGCCGACGCTGCGGGGGCTGGCGGGCGAGGACCTGCTCGTCGTCGCGGCGGGGGTCCGGGACCCGGCGGAACTGGGCGAGTTGCCCGGCAACGCCCGCGTGGCCCCGTTCCTCCCCTTCGCGGCGCTGCTCCCACACGTCGCGGTCTACGTGACGAACGGGGGCTACGGCGGCGTGCAGCAGGCCCTCGCGCACGGGGTCCCGGTGGTCGCGGCGGGCACGACGGAGGACAAGGCCGAGGTCGCGGGCCGGGTCGAGTACGCGGGCGTGGGGCTCAACCTGCGGACGAACGCACCCCCCCCGGGGCAGGTGCGCGGGGCCGTGCGCTCGCTGCTCGGGGAAAGCCCCTTCCGGCGACGGGCCCGCGAGCTGGGCGCCGAGCTGCGCCGCCACGACGCCCCCCGCGAGGCGGCCACCCTCGTCGAGACGCTGGCGCG